A section of the Solitalea canadensis DSM 3403 genome encodes:
- a CDS encoding NAD(P)(+) transhydrogenase (Re/Si-specific) subunit beta translates to MQILVLIYIIASVNFIMGLKMLSHPLTARKGNIVAAIGMTLAILGTIFFYKDAEGNPLHNYVWIFSAIIIGSVVGMLAAKKVKMTAMPEMVSLFNGVGGACAALISIIEFDHLKHTLFSVSEQTTQVPHGLLLIIFLGLIIGSVSFTGSVIAWAKLNGRLKDYSFNGQHFVNIGLLLVIFTLCIYLIFNLNASNFYLFYVLLALAFIYGMLFVLPIGGADMPVVISLLNSFTGIAAACGGFLYDNKVMLTGGILVGAAGTLLTILMCKAMNRSLKNVLIGSFGAKKTSNGNSEVGGTYKEISISDTAVAMNYAQKVIIVPGYGLAVAQAQHVCHELERTLVSRGVNVVYAIHPVAGRMPGHMNVLLAEADVEYDKLMEMEQANEEFKTTDVVLVLGANDVVNPAAKKDPSSPIYGMPILEVEDAKLVVVNKRSMKPGYAGIENALFFQPKTSMLFGDAKAVLQQLVSELKNM, encoded by the coding sequence ATGCAAATATTAGTTCTTATATATATAATAGCGTCTGTCAACTTTATTATGGGCTTAAAAATGCTGTCACATCCGTTGACAGCAAGAAAAGGGAATATAGTAGCAGCCATTGGAATGACGCTGGCCATCTTAGGCACTATTTTCTTTTATAAAGATGCGGAAGGAAATCCTCTTCATAATTACGTATGGATCTTTAGTGCAATTATTATAGGTAGTGTAGTTGGAATGCTGGCTGCCAAAAAAGTAAAAATGACTGCCATGCCCGAAATGGTTAGTTTATTCAATGGCGTAGGAGGTGCCTGTGCTGCTCTTATTTCAATAATTGAGTTTGATCATTTAAAACATACATTATTCTCTGTTTCAGAACAGACAACGCAGGTCCCACACGGACTGTTATTAATCATTTTCTTAGGGCTGATTATCGGATCTGTTTCCTTTACCGGGAGTGTAATAGCTTGGGCGAAACTTAATGGTCGGTTAAAAGATTATTCATTTAATGGTCAGCACTTTGTTAATATTGGGTTGTTGCTGGTGATTTTCACTTTATGCATTTATCTGATTTTTAATCTAAACGCTTCCAATTTTTACTTGTTCTATGTTTTACTTGCTCTGGCATTTATCTATGGGATGCTATTTGTTTTGCCAATAGGTGGAGCTGATATGCCAGTAGTAATATCATTGCTGAACTCATTTACCGGGATAGCGGCTGCGTGTGGTGGTTTTTTATATGATAACAAGGTAATGCTTACCGGAGGGATCTTAGTAGGTGCGGCGGGAACTTTGTTAACAATTTTGATGTGTAAGGCCATGAACCGAAGCCTTAAAAATGTATTAATCGGTTCTTTTGGTGCAAAGAAAACTTCCAATGGAAATAGTGAAGTTGGTGGTACTTATAAGGAAATAAGTATTAGTGATACTGCCGTTGCAATGAACTATGCTCAAAAAGTGATCATTGTTCCGGGATATGGTTTAGCAGTAGCTCAGGCTCAACACGTTTGCCATGAATTGGAACGAACATTAGTATCAAGAGGAGTAAATGTGGTTTATGCGATACACCCAGTAGCTGGCCGTATGCCAGGGCATATGAATGTATTGCTTGCTGAAGCAGATGTTGAATACGATAAGTTGATGGAAATGGAACAGGCTAATGAGGAGTTTAAGACCACTGATGTTGTTTTGGTGTTGGGAGCGAACGATGTCGTAAACCCTGCGGCCAAAAAAGATCCATCATCACCTATTTATGGCATGCCTATCCTTGAGGTTGAAGATGCCAAGCTTGTGGTAGTCAATAAGAGAAGTATGAAACCTGGCTATGCCGGAATCGAAAATGCTTTGTTCTTCCAGCCTAAAACCTCTATGTTGTTCGGCGATGCAAAAGCGGTGCTACAACAACTGGTAAGTGAGCTTAAAAATATGTAG
- a CDS encoding ISAon1 family transposase N-terminal region protein produces MQDFSVAQLILPEGMLDYFLLSDIEQTDEHIYISLTEKNTKPEQYGSEHLESKGFFDPIKVQDFPLRTKTVYLLIKRRKWLNHSTGNIVYRDWELVAKGTRITKEFGAFLKALARYSASQRQ; encoded by the coding sequence ATGCAAGATTTTAGCGTAGCCCAATTAATACTGCCGGAGGGAATGTTAGATTATTTTCTCCTTAGCGATATAGAACAAACTGACGAGCATATTTATATTTCGTTAACCGAAAAAAACACTAAACCGGAACAGTACGGCTCTGAGCATTTGGAATCTAAAGGATTCTTTGATCCAATTAAGGTTCAAGACTTTCCATTACGGACAAAAACGGTTTATCTACTCATTAAACGAAGAAAATGGTTGAATCATAGCACAGGGAACATTGTTTACAGGGATTGGGAGCTGGTTGCCAAAGGAACCCGAATTACCAAGGAATTCGGGGCTTTTTTAAAAGCATTGGCTCGATACTCAGCCAGTCAGCGCCAATAG
- the era gene encoding GTPase Era — protein MEHKAGFVSIVGKPNAGKSTLMNILVGERMSIITHKAQTTRHRIIGIINDEDTQIIFSDTPGMIQPKYGLQKSMMSAVNESFLDADVLLVVTDINEKHDEADLIEKVKKYEGPVAVLINKVDQSNQELVTAKFEYWQKELNPAAIIPISALKEFNIDAITSFIRANLPVHPPYYDKEELTDRSERFFVSEIIREQIFKCCEKEVPYSSEVVIVSFKEGEDIDRISAEIIVERETQKAIIIGKGGLMLKKIASAARYDIELFLQKKVFLEVFVKVLDDWRNKDNYLKRFGYES, from the coding sequence ATGGAACACAAAGCAGGTTTTGTAAGTATTGTAGGTAAACCAAATGCCGGCAAGTCAACCCTAATGAACATTCTGGTGGGTGAACGTATGTCGATTATTACGCATAAAGCGCAAACTACCCGTCACCGTATCATCGGAATTATCAATGACGAGGACACCCAGATCATTTTTTCTGACACTCCTGGAATGATCCAACCTAAATATGGCTTACAAAAGTCAATGATGTCGGCTGTAAATGAATCCTTTTTAGATGCCGACGTACTTTTGGTTGTAACCGACATCAATGAAAAGCATGATGAAGCTGACTTAATAGAAAAAGTAAAAAAATATGAAGGTCCGGTTGCTGTATTGATCAATAAAGTTGATCAGTCTAACCAAGAACTGGTAACTGCAAAATTCGAATACTGGCAAAAAGAATTAAATCCGGCTGCTATTATTCCTATTTCAGCATTAAAGGAATTTAATATTGATGCGATTACTTCCTTCATTCGCGCCAATTTACCTGTTCACCCTCCTTATTACGACAAAGAGGAGTTAACCGACAGAAGTGAGCGTTTCTTCGTATCTGAGATCATTCGTGAACAGATATTTAAATGTTGCGAAAAAGAAGTGCCTTATAGCTCTGAAGTTGTAATCGTTTCGTTTAAAGAAGGTGAAGATATAGATCGTATCAGTGCTGAAATTATTGTTGAACGCGAAACTCAGAAGGCTATTATTATAGGTAAAGGCGGATTGATGTTAAAGAAAATCGCTTCTGCGGCCCGTTATGATATAGAACTGTTTTTACAGAAAAAAGTATTTCTTGAGGTCTTTGTTAAAGTGCTGGACGACTGGCGCAATAAAGACAACTACTTAAAAAGATTCGGATACGAATCTTAA
- a CDS encoding ISAon1 family transposase yields MGSFYGVNGKKLQRYYRDKLSDYSLWEHKENARKGLVFEQNMGPFLSIDETSLSHGELYTVVTNKQAKGKAGTLVAIMEGTKSETIIPLLQKLSLKQRNKVQEITLDLAGNMSLIAKKCFPNATRVIDRFHVQQLATEALQEIRIKYRWQAIDAENQAIEDAKTAQVTYCPPVLSNGDTLKQLLARSRYLLYKKEDNWTAEQAQRAGLLFEKYPDLRKAYELTQKLSWIFSTTTDKLYAFARLAKWNELVEQSGFKSFNTLSRTIINHHQHILNYFDNKSTNASAESFNAKIKAFRAQYRGVGNVNFFLFRLAKLYA; encoded by the coding sequence ATCGGTTCATTTTATGGTGTTAACGGAAAGAAACTACAGCGCTATTATCGGGATAAACTCAGTGACTACTCCCTTTGGGAACACAAAGAGAATGCTCGCAAGGGACTTGTTTTTGAACAGAATATGGGACCTTTTCTATCGATTGATGAAACCTCGCTGTCTCACGGAGAACTCTATACGGTGGTGACCAACAAGCAAGCAAAAGGGAAGGCAGGAACTTTAGTGGCCATTATGGAAGGCACCAAGTCGGAAACGATCATCCCTTTGCTGCAAAAGCTATCGCTGAAACAACGCAATAAGGTACAGGAAATAACCCTGGACCTGGCGGGCAACATGAGCCTGATTGCCAAGAAGTGTTTTCCCAATGCCACCCGGGTGATCGATCGGTTTCATGTGCAGCAGTTGGCCACAGAAGCCTTGCAGGAGATAAGAATTAAATACCGCTGGCAAGCAATCGATGCAGAAAATCAAGCAATAGAAGATGCTAAAACAGCCCAAGTAACCTACTGCCCTCCGGTTCTCTCCAATGGAGATACGCTCAAGCAGCTGCTGGCCAGAAGCAGGTACCTCTTGTATAAAAAAGAGGATAACTGGACTGCCGAACAGGCCCAGAGGGCCGGCCTGTTATTTGAAAAATACCCCGATCTAAGAAAAGCCTATGAACTCACTCAAAAACTATCCTGGATCTTTAGTACTACCACAGATAAATTATATGCTTTTGCAAGATTGGCCAAATGGAACGAACTGGTGGAACAATCGGGATTCAAGTCTTTCAATACCCTCTCCAGAACAATTATTAATCACCATCAACACATTCTTAACTACTTTGATAACAAAAGCACCAATGCTTCTGCCGAATCGTTCAATGCCAAGATCAAAGCGTTCAGAGCTCAATACAGGGGTGTGGGAAATGTGAATTTTTTCCTTTTCAGGCTGGCTAAATTATATGCTTAG
- a CDS encoding NAD(P) transhydrogenase subunit alpha has translation METVLSFISSYEQYIYILVLMIFLGIEVIGRVPSVLHTPLMSGANAIHGVVIIGAIIVMGKAEPDNYLALGLGFLAVVLGAINVVGGFVVTDRMLEMFKKKK, from the coding sequence ATGGAAACAGTGCTTTCATTCATTTCATCCTATGAACAGTATATCTACATTTTAGTGTTGATGATCTTTTTAGGGATTGAAGTGATCGGACGAGTACCAAGTGTGCTACATACACCTCTTATGAGCGGAGCAAATGCCATTCATGGGGTGGTTATAATAGGTGCAATAATAGTTATGGGTAAAGCAGAGCCCGATAATTACCTGGCACTTGGGTTAGGGTTTTTAGCCGTTGTATTAGGAGCTATAAATGTGGTCGGCGGATTTGTAGTTACGGATCGGATGCTGGAAATGTTTAAAAAGAAGAAATAG
- a CDS encoding NAD(P) transhydrogenase subunit alpha: MIVSILKESSTEKRVSLLPEQVEVLTEKNIKVLVEHNAGLNAFATDEDYVQKGAEIVSREEALLKASLIFSIHPIPSGDIKEGTILAGVFQPLFNAEWVQQCQSKSITLFSLDAIPRTTRAQSMDVLSSQANIAGYKAVLLAAQLYPRYFPMFMTAAGSIPPAKMLIIGAGVAGLQAIATARRLGAVVEVFDTRPAVKEEVMSLGGKFVEVDGAADASKAGGYAVEQTEEYKRRQQELIANSIQKADVVITTAQIPGKKAPVLITEDMLDKMRTGSVIIDLAAATGGNTAVTKNEETILHKGVIIVGNSNLASTMPFDASKLYGKNLLNFLQLVLTPEGEIALNFEDDIVNATCISKKQ, encoded by the coding sequence ATGATTGTATCAATACTGAAGGAGTCTTCCACCGAGAAACGAGTATCCTTGTTACCTGAACAGGTTGAGGTACTTACGGAAAAAAACATAAAGGTGTTGGTAGAGCACAATGCCGGATTAAATGCCTTTGCAACCGATGAAGATTATGTTCAGAAGGGGGCAGAGATAGTTAGCCGGGAGGAGGCACTACTAAAAGCTTCCCTAATTTTTTCCATTCACCCAATCCCAAGCGGTGATATAAAAGAAGGAACTATTCTGGCAGGCGTATTTCAGCCATTGTTTAATGCAGAATGGGTTCAACAATGCCAATCAAAATCAATAACATTATTTAGTCTTGATGCCATTCCGCGTACAACCAGGGCGCAGAGTATGGATGTGTTAAGTAGTCAGGCAAATATAGCCGGATATAAAGCTGTTTTACTAGCAGCTCAATTGTATCCTCGTTATTTCCCAATGTTTATGACTGCTGCCGGAAGTATTCCTCCTGCTAAAATGCTGATAATAGGGGCAGGGGTTGCTGGGTTACAGGCTATAGCCACAGCGCGAAGGCTGGGGGCTGTTGTGGAGGTTTTCGATACAAGACCTGCCGTTAAAGAGGAGGTGATGAGTTTAGGAGGCAAATTTGTAGAAGTAGACGGTGCCGCTGATGCATCTAAAGCCGGAGGCTATGCAGTTGAACAAACCGAAGAATATAAAAGACGTCAACAGGAACTCATTGCAAATTCCATTCAAAAGGCGGATGTGGTAATTACCACCGCCCAAATTCCAGGTAAAAAAGCACCAGTTTTAATTACTGAAGATATGCTGGATAAGATGCGTACAGGATCTGTAATCATTGATCTTGCAGCTGCTACTGGTGGAAATACAGCGGTTACTAAAAATGAAGAAACCATTTTGCATAAAGGAGTGATAATTGTTGGCAATAGCAACTTGGCTTCAACAATGCCTTTCGATGCCAGTAAGCTCTATGGCAAAAATCTTCTTAATTTCTTACAGTTGGTATTAACACCTGAAGGGGAGATCGCTTTAAATTTTGAAGACGATATTGTTAATGCAACCTGTATATCAAAAAAACAATAA
- a CDS encoding ISAon1 family transposase N-terminal region protein — translation MHDSFQALLHLVIPEGVSDYFKLVDHKTQANSIHIYLEELNSIPLEYQSNRLQSKGFFDEVILQDFPLRGREVFLHVKRRRWLNLDSNKVVFRNWEVVAKGTRITQDFAAFLKAISRYQGT, via the coding sequence ATGCACGATTCCTTTCAAGCCCTTCTTCACTTGGTTATTCCCGAAGGTGTTTCAGATTATTTCAAACTGGTTGACCATAAAACGCAGGCCAACTCCATTCATATTTACCTGGAAGAACTCAATAGTATTCCCCTGGAGTACCAGTCCAACCGGCTGCAATCCAAAGGTTTTTTCGATGAAGTGATTTTACAGGATTTTCCCCTCCGTGGCCGGGAGGTGTTCTTGCACGTGAAGCGTCGCCGATGGCTGAATTTAGATAGCAATAAAGTGGTTTTCCGTAACTGGGAGGTAGTGGCCAAGGGAACGCGAATCACCCAGGATTTTGCCGCTTTTTTAAAAGCTATCAGCCGATACCAAGGCACATAG